From the genome of uncultured Trichococcus sp.:
TGTTGTTATCCCGAGCTATAATCACGCGGAATATATCGAAGCCTGCCTGGATTCAATCTACTTCCAGGATCATCCGGACATCGAGATGATCATCGTCGACGACAATTCCAGCGACGGCTCCGCGGAAGTGATCGCCGACTGGATCGCCGGAATCGAAGCGGACGAGGTGTCCTTTGCATCGCGGTACGATGCCGGGACGGACGAGATCG
Proteins encoded in this window:
- a CDS encoding glycosyltransferase, with product MKKVSVVIPSYNHAEYIEACLDSIYFQDHPDIEMIIVDDNSSDGSAEVIADWIAGIEADEVSFASRYDAGTDEI